A region from the Aquipuribacter sp. SD81 genome encodes:
- a CDS encoding Gmad2 immunoglobulin-like domain-containing protein, translating into MSTSPVTTQGRGGPRWVVVAAVTVAVVAVAVVVWLLVGGSGDDAAAPEPSPASGTSAPPSPAPPSPAPDTAGASPVPSPDTVSTVATDAATAAPTVTATVTAGVPLVVWHQREQDSPDGVRLVLVADRALAEVAGDGPLAAVRAALDTLLSTPAADPDHANPWAAGDGGGAVLDVREAESGGTVVDLPVEAFDGSVGSEGAALAVAALVRTVVSNGGEAPVTVLVDGEQGAEAWGVLSLDEPLEPDTADLAGGWVLDPYEGQRVPAGLLTVSGTATAFEANVLWEVLDEAGDQVDAGFTTAGANGEYGPFTFDTTLRPGSYTVRVYEESMAGPDEGVPVVWEDTTRVEVVG; encoded by the coding sequence ATGTCCACGTCCCCCGTCACCACGCAGGGCCGCGGTGGCCCCCGCTGGGTCGTCGTCGCCGCCGTCACCGTGGCCGTCGTCGCCGTCGCCGTCGTCGTGTGGCTGCTCGTCGGCGGCTCGGGCGACGACGCCGCCGCGCCCGAGCCGTCGCCGGCGTCCGGCACGTCGGCGCCCCCGTCGCCGGCGCCGCCCTCGCCGGCCCCCGACACGGCCGGCGCGAGCCCGGTGCCGTCCCCGGACACCGTCAGCACCGTCGCGACCGACGCGGCGACGGCGGCGCCGACGGTCACCGCGACCGTGACCGCGGGCGTGCCGCTCGTGGTGTGGCACCAGCGGGAGCAGGACTCCCCCGACGGGGTGCGCCTCGTGCTCGTCGCCGACCGGGCCCTCGCGGAGGTCGCCGGCGACGGTCCCCTCGCCGCGGTGCGCGCGGCGCTGGACACGCTGCTGTCGACGCCGGCGGCCGACCCCGACCACGCCAACCCGTGGGCCGCCGGGGACGGCGGCGGCGCCGTGCTCGACGTCCGCGAGGCCGAGTCCGGCGGCACGGTCGTCGACCTGCCCGTCGAGGCCTTCGACGGCTCCGTCGGCAGCGAGGGCGCCGCCCTGGCCGTCGCCGCCCTCGTCCGGACCGTCGTGTCCAACGGCGGCGAGGCACCCGTGACCGTCCTCGTCGACGGCGAGCAGGGCGCCGAGGCGTGGGGCGTGCTGTCGCTCGACGAGCCCCTCGAGCCCGACACCGCGGACCTCGCGGGCGGCTGGGTGCTCGACCCGTACGAGGGCCAGCGCGTCCCGGCCGGGCTGCTCACGGTGTCCGGGACCGCCACCGCGTTCGAGGCGAACGTCCTGTGGGAGGTCCTCGACGAGGCGGGGGACCAGGTCGACGCCGGCTTCACGACGGCCGGCGCGAACGGCGAGTACGGCCCGTTCACCTTCGACACGACGCTGCGGCCCGGCTCCTACACGGTCCGCGTGTACGAGGAGTCGATGGCGGGCCCGGACGAGGGCGTGCCGGTCGTGTGGGAGGACACCACCCGCGTCGAGGTCGTCGGCTGA
- a CDS encoding zinc-binding dehydrogenase: MRAVVVRAFGDRPVVEDVPDPVAPPGGVVVRVDATGLCRSDWHAWAGHDPDVVLPHVPGHELAGTVESLGAGLDGADGPDGPAVGDRVTAPFVLGCGTCARCRAGDQQVCERQEQPGFTYWGSFAERVVVPRAATNLVRLPDEVGDDAAALLGCRYTTAFRALVAVGRLAAGETVAVHGCGGVGLSAVQLAVAAGARVVAVDPSPAARTLAGRLGAAAAVDPTGLAWAEVAGAVRDAAGGGLDVSLDALGSEATCAASLAGLRPRGRHVQVGLLPEALGDPQVPLRLVVAGELELLGSHGMAAHAYPPLLALVASGRLDPTVLVTRTVDLDGGAAALAAMGDAPGAGVTLVRP; encoded by the coding sequence GTGCGCGCCGTCGTCGTCCGCGCCTTCGGCGACCGTCCGGTCGTCGAGGACGTGCCGGACCCGGTCGCGCCGCCCGGGGGCGTCGTCGTCCGGGTGGACGCCACCGGGCTGTGCCGCAGCGACTGGCACGCGTGGGCCGGTCACGACCCCGACGTCGTGCTGCCGCACGTGCCCGGCCACGAGCTCGCCGGCACCGTCGAGTCCCTGGGCGCCGGCCTCGACGGCGCGGACGGCCCCGACGGCCCGGCCGTGGGGGACCGGGTGACGGCCCCCTTCGTGCTCGGCTGCGGCACGTGCGCACGCTGCCGCGCCGGCGACCAGCAGGTCTGCGAGCGGCAGGAGCAGCCCGGCTTCACCTACTGGGGCTCCTTCGCCGAGCGCGTCGTCGTGCCCAGGGCGGCGACGAACCTCGTGCGGCTGCCGGACGAGGTCGGTGACGACGCCGCGGCGCTGCTCGGCTGCCGCTACACGACCGCGTTCCGCGCGCTCGTCGCCGTGGGGCGGCTCGCGGCGGGGGAGACCGTGGCCGTGCACGGCTGCGGCGGGGTGGGGCTGTCCGCCGTGCAGCTCGCCGTGGCCGCCGGTGCCCGCGTGGTCGCGGTCGACCCGTCGCCGGCCGCGCGGACCCTCGCGGGACGGCTCGGTGCCGCGGCCGCGGTCGACCCGACGGGGCTCGCGTGGGCCGAGGTCGCCGGCGCGGTGCGCGACGCCGCGGGCGGCGGCCTCGACGTGTCGCTCGACGCGCTCGGCAGCGAGGCCACGTGCGCGGCGTCGCTCGCAGGGCTGCGCCCCCGCGGCCGGCACGTGCAGGTCGGGCTGCTCCCCGAGGCGCTCGGCGACCCGCAGGTGCCGCTGCGGCTCGTGGTCGCCGGGGAGCTCGAGCTCCTCGGCAGCCACGGCATGGCCGCGCACGCCTACCCGCCGCTGCTGGCCCTCGTCGCCTCGGGCCGCCTCGACCCCACGGTCCTGGTGACGCGGACCGTCGACCTCGACGGCGGAGCCGCCGCGCTCGCGGCCATGGGCGACGCGCCCGGCGCGGGCGTCACACTCGTCCGGCCCTGA
- the dnaJ gene encoding molecular chaperone DnaJ, giving the protein MSDHYQTLGVPRDASADTIKKAYRRLARELHPDVNTGPDAEERFKEVSRAYEVLSSPEKRAAYDAGGDSPFGGQGPGFGFSDIFETFFGGAGAGAQRGPASRTQRGQDALVRLEVDLEEAVFGGTREIRVESADVCTRCQGTCCEPGTGPEPCDVCGGRGQVQRVARSFLGQVMTTSPCPRCGGYGTVLPAPCHECSGEGRVRTRRTLTIKVPPGVDTGTRIQLAGQGEVGPGGGPAGDLYVEVQERRHPRLRREGDDLHTVLEVPMTAAALGANVTVPTLDGDRDIELAPGTQHGESITLAGLGATHLRRPGRGDLHVHLDVQVPTRLDDEQRDLLRRLATLRGEEQPTGRVTNGAPQGLFGRLRDRLVNG; this is encoded by the coding sequence GTGAGCGACCACTACCAGACCCTCGGCGTGCCGAGGGACGCCTCCGCCGACACGATCAAGAAGGCGTACCGCCGCCTCGCCCGCGAGCTGCACCCCGACGTCAACACCGGTCCGGACGCCGAGGAGCGGTTCAAGGAGGTGTCGCGCGCCTACGAGGTGCTGAGCAGCCCGGAGAAGCGCGCGGCCTACGACGCCGGCGGCGACTCCCCCTTCGGCGGCCAGGGGCCCGGCTTCGGCTTCTCCGACATCTTCGAGACGTTCTTCGGTGGCGCGGGCGCCGGCGCGCAGCGCGGTCCCGCCTCGCGCACCCAGCGCGGCCAGGACGCCCTCGTGCGCCTGGAGGTCGACCTCGAGGAGGCCGTCTTCGGCGGCACGCGGGAGATTCGCGTGGAGTCCGCCGACGTGTGCACCCGCTGCCAGGGCACCTGCTGCGAGCCCGGCACGGGCCCCGAGCCGTGCGACGTCTGCGGCGGCCGCGGCCAGGTGCAGCGCGTCGCCCGGTCGTTCCTCGGCCAGGTCATGACGACGAGTCCGTGCCCGCGCTGCGGCGGCTACGGCACAGTGCTGCCCGCCCCGTGCCACGAGTGCTCCGGCGAGGGCCGGGTCCGCACGCGCCGCACGCTCACCATCAAGGTCCCGCCGGGCGTCGACACGGGCACCCGCATCCAGCTCGCGGGCCAGGGCGAGGTCGGGCCGGGCGGCGGTCCCGCCGGCGACCTCTACGTCGAGGTGCAGGAGCGGCGCCACCCGCGGCTGCGGCGCGAGGGCGACGACCTCCACACGGTGCTGGAGGTGCCGATGACCGCGGCCGCCCTCGGGGCGAACGTCACCGTGCCGACGCTGGACGGCGACCGCGACATCGAGCTCGCCCCGGGCACGCAGCACGGCGAGAGCATCACCCTCGCCGGCCTAGGTGCGACGCACCTGCGGCGTCCCGGCCGCGGCGACCTCCACGTCCACCTCGACGTGCAGGTGCCGACGCGCCTGGACGACGAGCAGCGCGACCTGCTGCGGCGCCTGGCGACGCTGCGCGGGGAGGAGCAGCCCACCGGCCGCGTGACGAACGGCGCCCCGCAGGGGCTGTTCGGGCGGCTGCGGGACCGGCTCGTCAACGGCTGA